In the genome of Nocardioides marmoribigeumensis, one region contains:
- a CDS encoding glycoside hydrolase family 15 protein has product MIPPETLRQYALLADGERGALIGPRGEIAFLCAPRWHDDAVFSGLLGGPGCYAVTPRDQHFVWGGHYEQGSLVWHSRWVTTRSVIECREALALPTSRDGLTLLRRVEPELGPAHVRATLDVRAGFGSQEMTVRHVGDGVWEGRSGALSFRWSGAAGARLEDGVLVLDLEVPEHQQHDLVLEIHRGSVSGPLPDPADAWRATEEAWRRSLPDLSASVAPQESAHSLAVLHGLTSMDGGMVAAATTSLPERADRHRNYDYRFAWIRDQAYAGQAAAAVGADELLGRAVGFVTERVLADGHRLRPAYTVDGGPVPGERDLDLPGYPGAPVRVGNHVNNQFQLDSLGEALLMLSAADARHGLDPAALRAVETLVGAIRRRWTEPDAGIWELEPRRWAHSRLMCVAGLRAAASRRGGAGGCEWESLADKILDSVDDDCLHPSGRWQRAPDDPRVDASLVLAGVRGAVPPDDPRQRRTVEAVVDELADDGYVYRFRQDPDRPMHEEEGAFVLSGFQLSLALLACGCSADRTAALRWYERNRGALGPPGLFAEEFDVVQRQLRGNLPQAFVHALVLEAGHRLAERGLGDRGFNEEDR; this is encoded by the coding sequence GTGATCCCACCGGAGACCCTGCGGCAGTACGCGCTGCTGGCCGATGGTGAGCGGGGCGCGCTGATCGGGCCGCGCGGCGAGATCGCCTTCCTGTGCGCTCCGCGCTGGCACGACGACGCCGTCTTCTCCGGGCTCCTCGGCGGGCCGGGCTGCTACGCCGTCACCCCGCGGGACCAGCACTTCGTGTGGGGAGGCCACTACGAGCAGGGATCCCTGGTGTGGCACAGCCGCTGGGTGACCACCCGCTCCGTCATCGAGTGCCGCGAGGCACTGGCCCTGCCCACCTCGCGGGACGGCCTCACGCTGCTCCGCCGGGTCGAGCCGGAGCTCGGGCCCGCACACGTCCGGGCGACGCTCGACGTGCGCGCCGGGTTCGGCAGCCAGGAGATGACGGTGCGCCACGTCGGGGACGGCGTGTGGGAGGGACGATCCGGAGCCCTGTCCTTCCGCTGGTCCGGGGCCGCGGGCGCACGGCTGGAGGACGGCGTGCTGGTCCTGGACCTGGAGGTGCCCGAGCACCAGCAGCACGACCTCGTGCTCGAGATCCACCGCGGGTCCGTGAGCGGTCCGCTCCCGGACCCGGCGGACGCCTGGCGCGCGACCGAGGAGGCCTGGCGCCGCTCCCTGCCCGACCTCAGTGCCTCCGTGGCGCCGCAGGAGTCCGCCCACAGCCTCGCCGTGCTGCACGGGCTGACCAGCATGGACGGCGGCATGGTCGCGGCCGCCACCACCTCGCTGCCCGAGCGGGCCGACCGCCACCGCAACTACGACTACCGCTTCGCCTGGATTCGCGACCAGGCGTACGCCGGCCAGGCGGCCGCCGCGGTCGGCGCCGACGAGCTGCTGGGTCGAGCGGTCGGCTTCGTGACCGAGCGGGTGCTCGCGGACGGCCACCGCCTGCGGCCGGCGTACACCGTCGACGGCGGGCCCGTGCCCGGTGAGCGCGACCTGGACCTGCCGGGCTACCCCGGTGCGCCGGTGCGCGTGGGCAACCACGTCAACAACCAGTTCCAGCTCGACTCCCTCGGCGAGGCGCTGCTCATGCTCAGCGCGGCCGACGCGCGGCACGGCCTCGACCCCGCTGCGCTGCGAGCGGTGGAGACGCTCGTCGGGGCGATCCGTCGCCGGTGGACCGAGCCCGACGCCGGCATCTGGGAGCTCGAGCCGCGCCGGTGGGCGCACTCCCGGCTGATGTGCGTGGCCGGGTTGCGGGCCGCGGCGTCCCGGCGGGGTGGGGCAGGCGGTTGCGAGTGGGAGTCCCTCGCCGACAAGATCCTCGACTCGGTCGACGACGACTGCCTGCACCCGAGCGGACGCTGGCAGCGCGCTCCCGATGACCCCCGCGTCGACGCCTCACTGGTGCTCGCCGGCGTGCGCGGTGCCGTCCCCCCTGACGACCCGCGCCAGCGCCGCACGGTGGAGGCGGTCGTCGACGAGCTCGCCGACGACGGCTACGTCTACCGCTTCCGCCAGGACCCCGACCGTCCCATGCACGAGGAGGAAGGGGCGTTCGTCCTCAGCGGGTTCCAGCTGTCGCTGGCACTGCTGGCTTGCGGCTGCTCCGCCGACCGCACAGCGGCGTTGCGGTGGTACGAGCGCAACCGAGGTGCGCTCGGGCCCCCTGGGTTGTTCGCCGAGGAGTTCGACGTCGTGCAGCGCCAGCTGCGCGGCAACCTGCCTCAGGCGTTCGTGCACGCCCTGGTCCTCGAGGCCGGGCACCGACTGGCCGAGCGAGGGCTCGGCGACCGTGGATTCAACGAGGAGGACAGATGA
- a CDS encoding SDR family oxidoreductase — translation MSKHPAPPRTIVVTGASGGIGRATARMLGARGDRVGLLARGTLGLEGAAREVQRAGGRALPVSVDMADHDAVEKAADEVEATLGPIDAWINVAFTSVFARFEDIEPEEYRRVTEVTYLGYVNGTRAALRRMRPRDRGVIVQVGSALGQRGIPLQSAYCGAKHALEGFHESLRTELMHDRSGIDVTIVEMPAVNTPQFDWVTSRLPNHAQPVPPIYQPEVAARGVLKALDHPQRRARWVGLSTAGTIMANRVAGGLLDRYLARTGVASQQTDEPRDPEQPENLWHPADGPDGRDFGAHGAFDDRAHAHGFIG, via the coding sequence ATGAGCAAGCACCCTGCACCACCCCGCACCATCGTCGTCACGGGCGCCTCTGGAGGCATCGGGCGGGCGACCGCCCGGATGCTCGGCGCCCGCGGTGACCGCGTGGGGCTCCTGGCCCGAGGCACGCTGGGCCTGGAGGGCGCCGCGCGCGAGGTCCAACGAGCGGGCGGTCGGGCGCTCCCGGTCTCGGTGGACATGGCCGACCACGACGCGGTCGAGAAGGCAGCCGACGAGGTCGAGGCGACCCTGGGTCCGATCGACGCGTGGATCAACGTCGCCTTCACCTCGGTCTTCGCCCGCTTCGAGGACATCGAGCCCGAGGAGTACCGCCGGGTCACCGAGGTCACCTACCTCGGCTACGTCAACGGCACCCGGGCCGCGCTGCGACGCATGCGCCCACGCGACCGCGGCGTCATCGTGCAGGTCGGTTCCGCCCTCGGGCAGCGCGGCATCCCGCTGCAGTCGGCGTACTGCGGTGCCAAGCACGCCCTCGAAGGCTTCCACGAGTCGCTGCGCACGGAGCTGATGCACGACCGCAGCGGCATCGACGTGACCATCGTGGAGATGCCGGCGGTCAACACGCCGCAGTTCGACTGGGTGACGTCGCGGCTGCCGAACCACGCCCAGCCCGTGCCTCCCATCTACCAGCCGGAGGTCGCCGCCCGCGGCGTGCTCAAGGCCCTCGACCACCCGCAGCGCCGGGCCCGCTGGGTGGGCCTCAGCACCGCCGGCACGATCATGGCCAACCGCGTGGCCGGAGGGTTGCTGGACCGCTACCTCGCCCGCACCGGCGTCGCGTCCCAGCAGACCGACGAGCCCCGCGACCCCGAGCAGCCGGAGAACCTCTGGCACCCCGCGGACGGCCCGGACGGCCGGGACTTCGGTGCCCACGGCGCCTTCGACGACCGCGCCCACGCGCACGGGTTCATCGGATGA
- a CDS encoding FAD-binding and (Fe-S)-binding domain-containing protein, with the protein MSHLLLDATLATAERQLSERVDGEVSFDAGTRAAYSTDSSNFRQVPIAVVCPRTVEDAVEAVAVCRRLGLPVVSRGGGTSLAGQCCNEAVVLDFSRHCHRLVSVDAEARTCVVEPGIVLDDLNRQLAPTGLRFGPEPATHPNCTIGGMIGNNSCGATAQRTGKVVDNIRSLDVLLRDGTRFTARALDDEAYAALVDGRTDRVAEVHRELRRIRDEHGDLIRERYPDIPRRVSGYNLDSLLPEHGFDVAGFLVGSEATLVTVLRAELELVPVVRARTLVVLGYPDIARAADAVPSIVEHDPIALEGVDHKLVHDEQLKGMNPDALEELPDGTGFLMVQFGGEDTEEADARAHAMLEAIGHTEHEPTVAFYDDPEREQELWAVREAGLGATAHVAGQPDTFEGWEDSAVPVDRLGDYLRDLQALYDEFGYSSDTGPALYGHFGQGCVHTRIPFGLYSTEGVATYRRFMERAADLCVSYGGSLSGEHGDGQSRGELLVKMFGSEVVGLFERVKTLFDPDDMQNPGKVVRPAPLDHHLRLGGTWSPRRDVAGLPLHFDFPHDGHSFAQAANRCVGVGKCRQLAHDGGDVMCPSYQVTGEERFSTRGRARLLFEMLDGHRDSPITDGWRSDEVKDALDLCLACKGCKSDCPASVDMATYKAEFLAQHYRHRLRPRADYVTGYLPAGVRVVDRLRLAPLVNRLAGVRPLRRAGSRLAGLEDRDPPALATRSLQTWWRDRPSTARPEPARGSVLLFPDTFTNYFHPEVGQAAVRVLEDAGWDVTIPSEPLCCGLTWISTGQLDVAKRRLRRTIDALAPHVRAGGLVLGLEPSCTTVFRSDAPDLFSGDPDVDRLRDHTVTFAELLTEHSDGYEPPRLDGTSAVAQVHCHQHAVLGWDADRTLLEHSGADVERLESGCCGLAGNFGFTAGHGEVSEACAERVLLPRLRAADPGTVVLADGFSCRTQISQLDSGGAEGQHLAQVLAGALDRRTQDHTGDHTGDHTGRSTT; encoded by the coding sequence ATGAGCCACCTGCTGCTCGACGCCACGCTGGCCACCGCCGAGCGCCAGCTCTCCGAGCGCGTGGACGGGGAGGTGAGCTTCGACGCCGGCACCCGCGCGGCGTACAGCACCGACTCCTCGAACTTCCGCCAGGTGCCGATCGCCGTGGTCTGCCCGCGCACCGTCGAGGACGCCGTCGAGGCGGTGGCGGTCTGCCGCCGTCTCGGCCTGCCCGTGGTCTCGCGCGGTGGGGGCACCAGCCTCGCCGGCCAGTGCTGCAACGAGGCGGTCGTCCTGGACTTCTCGCGGCACTGCCACCGCCTGGTCTCGGTCGACGCGGAGGCTCGCACCTGCGTCGTCGAGCCGGGCATCGTCCTCGACGACCTCAACCGCCAGCTGGCCCCCACCGGGCTGCGCTTCGGTCCCGAGCCCGCCACGCACCCCAACTGCACGATCGGCGGGATGATCGGCAACAACTCCTGCGGAGCGACGGCCCAGCGCACCGGCAAGGTCGTCGACAACATCCGCTCGCTCGACGTCCTCCTGCGCGACGGCACCCGGTTCACCGCACGCGCCCTGGACGACGAGGCGTACGCCGCCCTGGTCGACGGGCGGACCGACCGCGTGGCCGAGGTGCACCGCGAGCTGCGCCGGATCCGAGACGAGCACGGCGACCTGATCCGCGAGCGCTACCCCGACATCCCGCGCCGCGTCTCGGGCTACAACCTCGACTCCCTCCTGCCCGAGCACGGCTTCGACGTCGCCGGGTTCCTCGTCGGCAGCGAGGCGACGCTGGTGACGGTGCTCCGCGCCGAGCTCGAGCTCGTGCCGGTGGTCCGGGCCCGCACCCTGGTGGTGCTGGGCTATCCCGACATCGCACGGGCGGCCGACGCCGTCCCGTCGATCGTCGAGCACGACCCGATCGCGCTCGAGGGGGTGGACCACAAGCTGGTCCACGACGAGCAGCTCAAGGGCATGAACCCGGACGCGCTCGAGGAGCTCCCCGACGGCACCGGCTTCCTCATGGTCCAGTTCGGGGGAGAGGACACCGAGGAGGCCGACGCCCGGGCGCACGCGATGCTCGAGGCCATCGGCCACACCGAGCACGAGCCGACGGTCGCGTTCTACGACGACCCGGAGCGCGAGCAGGAGCTCTGGGCGGTGCGCGAGGCCGGCCTCGGGGCGACGGCCCACGTCGCCGGGCAGCCCGACACCTTCGAGGGCTGGGAGGACTCCGCCGTCCCGGTCGACCGGCTGGGCGACTACCTGCGTGACCTGCAGGCGCTCTACGACGAGTTCGGCTACAGCAGTGACACCGGACCCGCGCTCTACGGCCACTTCGGGCAGGGCTGCGTCCACACCCGCATCCCCTTCGGTCTCTACTCCACCGAGGGCGTGGCCACCTACCGGCGCTTCATGGAGCGCGCGGCCGACCTCTGCGTGTCGTACGGCGGCTCGCTGTCCGGGGAGCACGGCGACGGGCAGAGCCGCGGCGAGCTGCTGGTGAAGATGTTCGGCAGCGAGGTGGTCGGCCTGTTCGAGCGGGTCAAGACGCTGTTCGACCCCGACGACATGCAGAACCCCGGCAAGGTCGTCCGCCCGGCGCCGCTGGACCACCACCTGCGGCTGGGCGGCACCTGGTCGCCGCGTCGTGACGTGGCGGGCCTGCCGCTGCACTTCGACTTCCCCCACGACGGCCACTCGTTCGCGCAGGCCGCCAACCGCTGCGTCGGGGTGGGCAAGTGCCGCCAGCTCGCGCACGACGGCGGTGACGTGATGTGCCCGTCGTACCAGGTGACCGGCGAGGAGCGCTTCTCCACCCGCGGTCGCGCCCGCCTGCTGTTCGAGATGCTGGACGGCCACCGGGACAGCCCGATCACCGACGGGTGGCGCTCGGACGAGGTGAAGGACGCGCTCGACCTCTGCCTGGCCTGCAAGGGCTGCAAGTCCGACTGTCCCGCCTCGGTCGACATGGCGACCTACAAGGCCGAGTTCCTGGCCCAGCACTACCGCCACCGGCTCCGCCCGCGGGCGGACTACGTCACCGGCTACCTCCCGGCCGGTGTCCGTGTGGTCGACCGGCTGCGGCTGGCGCCACTGGTGAACCGGCTGGCCGGGGTCCGGCCCCTGCGCAGGGCGGGATCCCGGCTGGCCGGTCTCGAGGACCGCGACCCCCCGGCGCTCGCCACGCGCAGCCTCCAGACCTGGTGGCGTGACCGGCCCTCGACCGCGCGCCCGGAACCGGCGCGGGGGTCGGTGCTGCTGTTCCCGGACACCTTCACCAACTACTTCCACCCGGAGGTCGGCCAGGCCGCCGTGCGGGTGCTCGAGGACGCCGGCTGGGACGTCACGATCCCCTCCGAGCCGCTGTGCTGCGGCCTGACCTGGATCTCGACCGGCCAGCTCGACGTCGCCAAGCGGCGGCTGCGGCGCACGATCGACGCGCTCGCGCCGCACGTGCGTGCCGGAGGCCTGGTGCTCGGTCTGGAGCCCAGCTGCACCACGGTCTTCCGGTCCGACGCCCCCGACCTCTTCTCCGGCGACCCCGACGTGGACCGGCTCCGCGACCACACGGTCACGTTCGCCGAGCTCCTCACCGAGCACAGCGACGGCTACGAGCCGCCGCGCCTCGACGGGACCTCGGCGGTCGCGCAGGTGCACTGCCACCAGCACGCGGTCCTCGGCTGGGACGCCGACCGCACGCTGCTCGAGCACAGCGGAGCCGACGTGGAGCGGCTCGAGTCGGGCTGCTGCGGGCTCGCCGGCAACTTCGGCTTCACCGCCGGCCACGGCGAGGTCAGCGAGGCCTGCGCCGAGCGGGTCCTGCTCCCGCGGCTGCGGGCTGCGGACCCCGGCACGGTGGTGCTCGCCGACGGCTTCTCGTGCCGCACCCAGATCAGCCAGCTCGACAGCGGCGGAGCGGAGGGGCAGCACCTCGCCCAGGTGCTCGCCGGCGCCCTCGACCGCCGTACCCAGGACCACACCGGGGACCACACCGGGGACCACACCGGAAGGAGCACGACATGA
- a CDS encoding NAD(P)/FAD-dependent oxidoreductase gives MEHYDVVVVGGGIAGVSIAHELAADRSVCVLEAEDELARHTTGRSAATWVAGYGPAGVQELTLLSRAFFDDPPLDVDGALATPLPCLYVGTAETPDAEASAAEVVAATGASALTPEEAERLLPVLRPGVVTTAVLDPTCAELDVHGLHQGFVRGLRARGGVVRRRARVLSARRRVGRWSVGTTDGDLSADVVVNAAGAWADQVGRVFGSEGHALEARRRSVFVSPTREPLRDLPFTCDLAGGWYAKPEGDAVLCSPEDAEPHPPGDPRPDELEVARALEAINEVTTLGLRSVRTSWAGLRVFAPHGEPVAAWDEEVPQLFWLAGLGGYGIQVAPALAARSAELVLAASR, from the coding sequence ATGGAGCACTACGACGTGGTGGTCGTCGGTGGCGGCATCGCCGGCGTCTCGATCGCCCACGAGCTCGCCGCCGACCGCTCGGTGTGCGTCCTGGAGGCGGAGGACGAGCTCGCCCGCCACACCACGGGGCGCTCGGCCGCCACCTGGGTCGCGGGGTACGGCCCCGCGGGCGTCCAGGAGCTCACCCTGCTCAGCCGCGCGTTCTTCGACGACCCGCCCCTCGACGTCGACGGCGCGTTGGCCACACCCCTTCCGTGCCTGTACGTCGGGACCGCCGAGACGCCGGACGCGGAGGCCTCGGCCGCCGAGGTGGTGGCTGCCACGGGTGCCTCCGCCCTGACGCCGGAGGAGGCCGAGCGCCTGCTCCCCGTCCTGCGGCCCGGGGTGGTCACGACTGCCGTGCTCGACCCCACCTGCGCCGAGCTCGACGTGCACGGTCTGCACCAGGGCTTCGTGCGGGGCCTGCGGGCCCGCGGCGGGGTGGTACGACGCCGGGCTCGCGTGCTGTCGGCGCGCCGGCGGGTCGGGAGGTGGTCGGTCGGCACCACGGACGGCGACCTGTCAGCCGACGTCGTGGTGAACGCCGCCGGCGCCTGGGCCGACCAGGTCGGCCGTGTGTTCGGCAGTGAGGGCCACGCCCTGGAGGCACGCCGACGCAGCGTCTTCGTCTCGCCGACCCGCGAGCCCCTCCGGGACCTGCCGTTCACCTGCGACCTCGCCGGGGGCTGGTACGCCAAGCCCGAGGGCGATGCCGTGCTGTGCTCGCCGGAGGACGCCGAGCCGCACCCGCCAGGAGACCCGCGCCCGGACGAGCTGGAGGTGGCTCGGGCCCTGGAGGCGATCAACGAGGTGACCACGCTGGGGCTGCGCAGCGTCCGCACGAGCTGGGCCGGGCTGCGGGTCTTCGCGCCCCACGGGGAGCCCGTGGCGGCCTGGGACGAGGAGGTGCCGCAGCTGTTCTGGCTGGCCGGGCTCGGCGGTTACGGCATCCAGGTCGCCCCGGCCCTGGCTGCCAGGTCGGCCGAGCTGGTGCTGGCCGCTTCCAGGTGA
- a CDS encoding MarR family winged helix-turn-helix transcriptional regulator, whose protein sequence is MASDEAALAALMRASTVITAVVVRSLNSVTPRLSVVQLRVLVLVSGLGSANVNAVAEGLGTNASNASRACDRLVRAGLLTRQQSEDDRRNVVLRPSQAGQALIDSVMQHRCTELERIASRLSERQQAELRRSLTAFAAAADDVDAGADELVDQHLLSWMA, encoded by the coding sequence ATGGCATCGGACGAAGCGGCCCTCGCGGCCTTGATGCGTGCCAGCACCGTGATCACCGCGGTCGTCGTCCGGTCCCTCAACTCCGTGACCCCTCGGCTCAGCGTCGTCCAGCTCCGGGTGCTGGTGCTCGTCTCGGGCCTCGGGAGCGCCAACGTCAACGCCGTCGCCGAAGGTCTCGGGACCAACGCCTCCAACGCGAGCCGCGCGTGCGACCGCCTGGTGCGCGCAGGCCTGCTGACCCGACAGCAGTCCGAGGACGACCGGAGGAACGTCGTCCTCCGACCCTCGCAGGCGGGACAGGCGCTCATCGACTCGGTGATGCAGCACCGGTGCACGGAGCTGGAGCGGATCGCCTCGCGACTCTCCGAGAGGCAGCAGGCCGAGCTGCGCCGGTCCCTCACGGCCTTCGCCGCGGCGGCCGACGACGTCGACGCCGGCGCGGACGAGCTGGTCGACCAGCACCTCCTGAGCTGGATGGCGTGA
- a CDS encoding enolase C-terminal domain-like protein: MTSAPAVASLRASAYTVPTDRPEADGTLAWDSTTIVVVEAEAGSVTGLGWTYAPAVGAQVVTDLLAPAVTGRPALDPEDSWSAMVRAVRNAGRPGLVGCAISATDIALWDLAARLRGVPLVELWDQPARPVEVYGSGGFTTYDDATLEAQLRGWLDLGCRRVKIKIGESWGTCTERDLERAARAAVVTAGEAELMVDANGAYDVEQACTVGRRLDALGVTWLEEPVSSDDHEGLTAVREHLRADVAAGEYGWDLAGLVHLAPHVDCLQVDVTRCGGYTEWRRVAADPRLAGVDLSGHCAPYASLPVAATTPQLRHVEYFHDHVRIERRFFDGCVGIRDGRLVVPDGPGHGLSFRRGEAEQHRVA, translated from the coding sequence GTGACCTCGGCCCCGGCGGTCGCCTCGCTGCGTGCCTCGGCCTACACGGTGCCGACCGACCGACCCGAGGCCGACGGCACCCTCGCCTGGGACTCGACCACCATCGTCGTGGTCGAGGCCGAGGCGGGGAGCGTCACCGGGCTCGGCTGGACCTATGCGCCGGCCGTGGGGGCGCAGGTCGTGACCGACCTGCTCGCCCCGGCGGTGACCGGGCGGCCGGCGCTCGATCCGGAGGACTCCTGGAGCGCCATGGTGCGTGCGGTCCGCAACGCCGGTCGCCCCGGACTGGTCGGCTGCGCGATCTCGGCGACCGACATCGCCCTGTGGGACCTGGCAGCTCGTCTGCGCGGGGTGCCGCTCGTCGAGCTGTGGGACCAGCCCGCCCGGCCGGTCGAGGTCTACGGCAGCGGCGGCTTCACGACGTACGACGACGCGACGCTCGAGGCGCAGCTGCGCGGCTGGCTCGACCTCGGGTGCAGGCGGGTGAAGATCAAGATCGGCGAGTCGTGGGGCACGTGCACCGAGCGCGACCTCGAGCGGGCAGCCCGTGCGGCGGTCGTCACTGCCGGCGAGGCCGAGCTGATGGTGGACGCCAACGGTGCCTACGACGTCGAGCAGGCGTGCACGGTGGGCAGGCGGCTCGACGCGCTGGGCGTGACGTGGTTGGAGGAGCCGGTCAGCTCCGACGACCACGAGGGTCTCACCGCGGTGCGCGAGCACCTCCGTGCCGACGTCGCGGCGGGGGAGTACGGCTGGGACCTGGCCGGGCTGGTCCACCTCGCACCCCACGTGGACTGCCTCCAGGTCGACGTGACCCGCTGCGGCGGCTACACCGAGTGGCGCCGCGTGGCTGCCGACCCGCGCCTGGCGGGAGTCGACCTCTCCGGCCACTGCGCGCCGTACGCCTCGCTCCCGGTGGCCGCCACCACCCCTCAGCTGCGTCACGTGGAGTACTTCCACGACCACGTCCGGATCGAGCGGAGGTTCTTCGACGGCTGTGTCGGGATCCGCGACGGACGCCTGGTCGTGCCGGACGGACCCGGCCACGGACTGTCCTTCCGGAGAGGCGAGGCCGAGCAGCACCGCGTCGCCTGA
- a CDS encoding thiamine pyrophosphate-requiring protein produces the protein MTTVADQLLARLREWGVDHVFGYPGDGINGLLGAFSRADDQPRFVQSRHEEMSAFEAVGFAKLSGRPGICMATSGPGAVHLLNGLYDAKLDHVPVVAIVGQTARSAMGGSYQQEVDLLSLFKDVASDYVQMVTVPEQLPNVLDRAIRTAMSRRAPTAVIIPSDVQELDYSAPTHEFKMVPSSLGVTWPDVVPDDAGVRRAAEVLNAGSKVAILVGQGARGAAAEVTEVADLLGAGVAKALLGKDVLSDELPWVTGSIGLLGTRPSYELMRDCDTVLTIGSSFPYTQFMPGFDRARGVQIDLDGAMIGMRYPYEVNLVGDAATTLRALVPLLERKEDRSWQDKVRSDIEDWWQTMDAEAHVSAGSEGLVNPMRMFSEFSLQAPEDAMVLADSGSAANWYARQVRMRGSMRGTLSGNLATMGPAVPYAIGAKFAHPDRPAIAFEGDGAMQMNGLAELLTISRYWQDWADPRLVVCVLHNNDLNQVTWELRAMGGTPRFVESQALPDVSYAEVATSMGLGALTVTDPEELAGAWKTALTADRPYVLDVHCDPDVPPIPPHATLDQMTSSAKALIKGDPNRWGVVKEGIKTKAQELLPHRDDGDGS, from the coding sequence ATGACCACCGTCGCCGACCAGCTGCTCGCCCGTCTGAGGGAGTGGGGCGTCGACCACGTCTTCGGCTATCCCGGGGATGGCATCAACGGCCTCCTCGGCGCGTTCTCCCGCGCCGACGACCAGCCGCGGTTCGTCCAGTCCCGGCACGAGGAGATGTCCGCCTTCGAGGCGGTCGGGTTCGCCAAGCTGAGCGGCCGGCCCGGGATCTGCATGGCCACGAGCGGCCCGGGTGCCGTCCACCTGCTCAACGGGCTGTACGACGCCAAGCTGGACCACGTGCCCGTCGTCGCGATCGTGGGGCAGACCGCGAGGTCGGCCATGGGCGGCAGCTACCAGCAGGAGGTCGACCTGCTCAGCCTGTTCAAGGACGTCGCGAGCGACTACGTGCAGATGGTCACCGTCCCCGAGCAGCTGCCCAACGTGCTCGACCGGGCCATCCGCACGGCCATGAGCCGGCGTGCCCCGACGGCGGTGATCATCCCCAGCGACGTGCAGGAGCTCGACTACAGCGCGCCGACGCACGAGTTCAAGATGGTGCCCTCGAGCCTCGGCGTCACGTGGCCGGACGTGGTGCCGGACGACGCGGGCGTCCGGCGCGCAGCGGAGGTGCTCAACGCCGGCAGCAAGGTCGCGATCCTCGTCGGCCAGGGGGCGCGCGGGGCGGCCGCCGAGGTCACCGAGGTGGCCGACCTGCTGGGAGCCGGGGTCGCCAAGGCCCTGCTGGGCAAGGACGTCCTGAGCGACGAGCTGCCGTGGGTCACCGGCTCCATCGGGCTGCTGGGCACGCGCCCGAGCTATGAGCTGATGCGGGACTGCGACACCGTGCTGACCATCGGCTCGAGCTTCCCCTACACCCAGTTCATGCCCGGGTTCGACCGGGCCAGGGGGGTGCAGATCGACCTCGACGGCGCGATGATCGGCATGCGCTACCCCTACGAGGTCAACCTGGTCGGTGACGCCGCCACCACGCTGCGCGCCCTCGTCCCGCTCCTCGAGCGCAAGGAGGACCGCTCCTGGCAGGACAAGGTCCGCTCCGACATCGAGGACTGGTGGCAGACCATGGACGCCGAGGCGCACGTCTCCGCAGGGTCGGAGGGGCTGGTCAACCCGATGCGCATGTTCAGCGAGTTCTCGCTCCAGGCGCCCGAGGACGCGATGGTGCTCGCCGACAGCGGCTCCGCGGCCAACTGGTACGCCCGGCAGGTCCGGATGCGCGGCTCCATGCGCGGGACGCTCTCGGGCAACCTCGCCACGATGGGCCCGGCCGTCCCCTACGCGATCGGCGCGAAGTTCGCCCACCCCGACCGGCCCGCGATCGCGTTCGAGGGGGACGGCGCGATGCAGATGAACGGTCTGGCCGAGCTGCTCACGATCTCGCGCTACTGGCAGGACTGGGCGGACCCGCGCCTGGTCGTCTGCGTGCTGCACAACAACGACCTCAACCAGGTCACGTGGGAGCTGCGCGCCATGGGGGGCACCCCGAGGTTCGTCGAGTCCCAGGCGCTGCCGGACGTCTCCTACGCCGAGGTGGCGACCTCCATGGGTCTCGGCGCCCTGACGGTGACCGATCCCGAGGAGCTCGCGGGTGCCTGGAAGACCGCGCTGACCGCCGACCGGCCCTACGTCCTCGACGTCCACTGCGACCCCGACGTCCCCCCGATCCCGCCGCACGCCACCCTCGACCAGATGACCTCCTCGGCCAAGGCGCTGATCAAGGGCGACCCCAACCGCTGGGGCGTCGTGAAGGAGGGGATCAAGACCAAGGCGCAGGAGCTGCTGCCCCACCGCGACGACGGGGACGGGTCGTGA